The following proteins come from a genomic window of Anopheles ziemanni chromosome 3, idAnoZiCoDA_A2_x.2, whole genome shotgun sequence:
- the LOC131285783 gene encoding serine-enriched protein-like, with product MAAITSSTITTANTSISRAIRKAKSQSFRTRRSPSERSSKGGQISPWNFSAGEQQRRSPQPPQSLPKSPVGSMTHLEHRSSIGSAKSPCLSRQGTLRSSHRRKSSLGASLNLSQGRRSPSSMLNDRSPSGRPKSPNLLITDQMYASSFDRRSPTAMSFSGRRSPSGLRSPSGLRSPSGLRSPSGRRSPLGFNLQSEYSELLQSQQERFSPNSLSSHQSVERRTSPTIHLPPERSRSPVGFGSRLGGSLYGPGESRSARTSPTTLGTIPPITISNPSETYEIVQKSIETGRRSPKSPKSPKSPMKPEPGSSTSRNGSGSGSGSGSGASGSAPEKKEKTSVMKEILAFVRKPSKKVTTRTSKFTAAFTRTESTTGAPLLRQSTFSSIQASSSCAGRNAITKQMSEIAFEPLMSSLKWKNVGSKMSLKSLKKLSQGVSMGTESSHADGKRGRDKRSSGDEVSDVESSDGAAVSILPGLGGADAAAFEVLESVHFEKVGESYIKHDQIREEESPRGSQDSDEGERDGGRLKVAAVSEIKKSLEALFTRQEPIDEAGEDGGRGREPDAIQCPTFEIEPPSRRASFDPPRSPFLENLRSLSDTDHEGTHHSRLDSGGDSFEMIDTTDRMPGSSVSGDRHSSMDTSFDISRYQSTSYEDQNSSFELVELDNSQRGEKTLSPYDIRKSSIELVDAETFQRSSYPEGRKSSLETHFDLADSYHHPSQLQPQQHRSTSPRSAFSVISSTRAPTRKQISEPGRCRDSLGRSGSGGGVAGSVVGGLSGLATGSGMKTHYSAPHRAKSPLSNQTSSNFSSRDSYDSIFEPTPPHYHPHQHQQHQQHPTPLQKSPYSSTDGKQHFPLPPRKSSNESPRFLCTDKRCAAIFEPRPSVPAGAGAYGGATGGGGSGGRLSSCYLDTSSGSEFEPPSPRRAASASPKHTFTFRIVLKKVDSSPDAICPSAERRQLRDKAEGRHKRRDSRRKKLLEIGKSF from the exons ATGGCagccatcaccagcagcaccatcaccacagCCAACACCTCCATCAGCCGCGCG ATCCGCAAGGCGAAGTCGCAGAGCTTCCGCACACGCCGCAGCCCCTCGGAGCGCAGCTCCAAGGGCGGTCAGATATCGCCGTGGAACTTTAGCGCCGGCGAGCAACAGCGGCGCAGTCCGCAGCCACCGCAGTCGCTACCGAAGTCACCGGTCGGCAGTATGACCCACCTGGAGCACCGCAGCTCGATCGGCTCGGCCAAGAGTCCGTGCCTGTCGCGCCAGGGTACGCTCCGGTCGTCGCACCGACGCAAGAGTAGCCTCGGTGCGTCCCTCAACCTAAGCCAGGGTCGGCGGAGTCCCAGTAGCATGCTGAACGATCGCAGTCCCTCGGGCCGTCCCAAGAGTCCGAATCTGCTGATCACCGATCAGATGTACGCGTCCAGCTTTGATCGCCGTTCGCCCACGGCCATGTCCTTCTCCGGGCGTCGTAGTCCATCGGGTTTGCGATCTCCCTCCGGGCTGCGATCGCCTTCCGGGCTACGATCGCCCTCGGGACGCCGTAGTCCACTCGGTTTTAACCTCCAGTCCGAGTACTCGGAGCTGCTGCAGAGTCAGCAGGAGCGGTTCAGCCCGAACTCGCTCAGCAGTCACCAGTCGGTGGAACGGCGTACCAGTCCAACCATCCATCTACCTCCGGAGCGCAGCCGTAGCCCGGTCGGGTTCGGGTCCCGACTCGGCGGAAGCCTTTACGGGCCCGGTGAGTCCCGGTCGGCGCGCACCAGCCCCACCACCCTCGGCACCATCCCGCCGATCACCATCTCCAACCCCTCGGAGACGTACGAGATCGTGCAGAAGTCGATCGAAACGGGTCGCCGCAGTCCGAAGAGTCCGAAGAGTCCCAAGAGCCCGATGAAGCCGGAACcgggcagcagcaccagccggAACGGGTCCGGATCGGGTTCGGGGTCTGGTTCGGGTGCATCCGGGAGCGCACcggagaagaaagagaaaacgaGCGTCATGAAGGAGATCCTGGCGTTCGTGCGCAAACCCTCCAAGAAGGTGACGACGCGCACGAGCAAGTTTACGGCGGCGTTCACACGAACGGAGTCGACAACGGGCGCGCCTCTGCTGCGTCAGAGCACCTTCTCCAGCATTCAGGCGTCGTCGAGCTGCGCCGGAAGAAATGCGATCACTAAGCAGATGTCCGAGATCGCCTTCGAACCGCTGATGTCGTCGTTGAAGTGGAAGAACGTCGGTTCGAAGATGTCGTTGAAGTCGCTCAAGAAACTCTCGCAAGGGGTCAGCATGGGCACGGAGAGTAGCCACGCGGACGGGAAGCGGGGACGGGATAAGCGTTCGAGCGGCGACGAGGTGAGCGATGTCGAGAGTAGCGATGGAGCGGCAGTATCGATCCTACCCGGTCTCGGGGGTGCCGACGCGGCCGCCTTCGAGGTGCTGGAGAGTGTGCACTTCGAGAAGGTCGGTGAGTCGTACATCAAGCACGATCAGATTCGGGAGGAGGAAAGTCCGCGCGGGTCGCAGGATAGTGACGAGGGGGAGCGCGATGGCGGCCGGTTGAAGGTGGCCGCGGTGAGTGAGATCAAGAAGTCGCTCGAAGCGCTCTTCACCCGTCAGGAGCCGATCGATGAGGCCGGTGAGGATGGTGGCCGTGGCCGTGAACCGGACGCTATCCAATGTCCGACGTTCGAGATCGAGCCACCATCGCGGCGTGCGTCATTCGATCCCCCGCGATCACCGTTCCTCGAGAACCTGAGAAGTCTGAGTGACACCGACCATGAAGGTACGCATCATAGTCGGCTGGATTCCGGGGGTGATAGCTTCGAGATGATCGACACGACCGATCGGATGCCGGGCTCGAGTGTATCGGGCGATCGACATTCGTCCATGGACACCAGCTTCGACATTTCGCGCTATCAGTCGACGAGCTACGAGGACCAGAACTCCAGCTTCGAGCTGGTTGAGCTGGACAACTCGCAACGCGGCGAGAAGACGCTCTCACCGTACGACATAAGGAAGTCCTCGATCGAACTCGTCGACGCGGAGACATTCCAGCGTTCGAGCTACCCCGAGGGACGCAAGTCCTCGCTCGAGACACACTTTGACCTAGCGGACAGCTACCACCACCCATCGCAGCTACAGCCGCAGCAACATCGCTCCACCAGTCCCCGCTCGGCGTTCTCCGTCATCTCGAGCACGCGCGCTCCAACGAGAAAGCAGATCTCGGAACCGGGTCGCTGCCGGGACTCCCTCGGTCGCTCCGGATCCGGCGGAGGCGTGGCGGGTAGTGTGGTCGGTGGCCTCAGCGGGCTTGCCACCGGCAGCGGCATGAAGACCCACTACTCCGCACCACATCGGGCCAAATCGCCGCTCTCCAATCAAACGTCGTCGAACTTCAGTTCCCGCGATAGTTACGATTCGATCTTCGAACCGACGCCACCTCACTACCATccccatcagcatcagcaacaccagcagcatccGACCCCGCTCCAGAAAAGCCCCTACTCCTCCACCGACGGGAAACAGCACTTCCCGCTGCCTCCGCGCAAGTCCTCCAACGAATCGCCCCGCTTCCTCTGCACCGATAAACGCTGCGCGGCCATCTTCGAGCCGCGTCCCTCGGTGCCGGCGGGAGCGGGAGCGTACGGTGGAGCGACCGGCGGTGGTGGATCCGGTGGTCGACTGTCGTCCTGCTACCTGGACACGTCGAGCGGTAGCGAGTTCGAACCGCCGTCACCGCGCCGCGCCGCCAGTGCCTCCCCGAAGCACACGTTCACGTTCCGGATCGTGCTGAAGAAGGTGGACAGCTCGCCCGACGCCATCTGTCCGTCGGCGGAGAGACGCCAGCTGCGGGACAAGGCCGAGGGACGCCACAAGCGGCGCGACAGTCGCCGCAAGAAACTGCTCGAAATCGGCAAGAGCTTCTAA